A single window of Nicotiana sylvestris chromosome 3, ASM39365v2, whole genome shotgun sequence DNA harbors:
- the LOC104213370 gene encoding zinc finger protein ZAT1-like — MGEDQEILKHVCKFCNKSFNSGRSLGGHMRSHMINSTDGNTTRKMLPNLDMSTEAGNQSVNYVLRENPKKTSKFTGSSEEDTLLQNQKNKICKECGKSFQSWKALFGHMKCHSERISSINNSVEQDSWNSANTNQKQVMDSQSDTETATPNKKKRSSRKMKRYMATTTSSSLTIAYNASPCISEIEHDQLQEEVAMSLILLSKDMGNWVGQNHVIECSDNNYQPHQNDKDGELVKLKMVKNGKTEQGESSKSNGQKRDKSQVPTDDEKKKKIKVDNENRFVKESEVEFAIKLVKGSDFTEDFNSKKKKFECTICNKNFHSYQALGGHRASHKNIENKGVDHIKLIKNCSSESAINEKIETNSGSKKLKNHECPICFKIFSSGQALGGHKRSHLIADAKRHNNQAVEIVQKPVPEIRNFLDLNLPAPVEEENMFDSSSENIGFQQWWMENSHKHEQLLGLISN; from the coding sequence ATGGGAGAAGATCAAGAAATACTGAAACATGTATGCAAATTCTGCAACAAAAGTTTCAATAGTGGTAGATCATTAGGTGGTCATATGAGGTCTCATATGATTAATTCAACTGATGGAAATACTACAAGAAAAATGCTTCCAAATTTAGATATGAGCACTGAAGCAGGTAATCAAAGTGTTAATTATGTGCTGAGGGAAAATCccaagaaaacttcaaaatttacTGGGTCAAGTGAAGAAGATACTTTGCTTCAAAATCAGAAGAACAAAATATGCAAAGAATGTGGCAAAAGTTTCCAATCTTGGAAAGCTTTATTTGGCCATATGAAGTGTCACTCAGAGAGAATCTCATCAATAAACAACAGTGTTGAACAAGATTCTTGGAACAGTGCTAATACTAATCAGAAACAAGTTATGGATAGTCAATCTGATACTGAAACAGCAACACCAAATAAGAAGAAGAGATCATCAAGAAAGATGAAAAGGTACATGGCTACTACAACTTCCTCTTCTTTAACTATTGCTTATAATGCTTCTCCTTGTATCTCTGAGATTGAACATGATCAATTACAAGAGGAAGTTGCTATGAGTTTGATCTTACTTTCAAAAGATATGGGAAATTGGGTTGGTCAAAATCATGTCATTGAGTGTTCTGATAACAATTATCAACCCCATCAAAATGATAAAGATGGTGAATTGGTCAAGCTgaaaatggtcaaaaatgggAAAACAGAACAAGGTGAGAGCTCCAAGTCAAATGGTCAAAAAAGGGACAAATCACAAGTTCCAACTGatgatgagaaaaagaagaagattaaaGTAGACAATGAAAACAGATTTGTTAAAGAGTCTGAAGTTGAATTTGCTATTAAGTTAGTCAAAGGGAGTGATTTTACTGAGGATTTCAATTCCAAGAAGAAAAAATTTGAGTGTACTATTTGCAATAAGAATTTCCATTCCTACCAAGCACTAGGAGGTCATAGGGCAAGCCACAAAAATATTGAAAATAAAGGTGTTGATCATATCAAACTCATCAAAAACTGCAGCAGTGAAAGTGCAATAAATGAAAAGATTGAGACCAATTCTGGATCCAagaagttaaagaatcatgagTGTCCAATTTGTTTCAAGATTTTCTCATCAGGTCAAGCTTTAGGTGGTCATAAGAGATCCCATTTGATTGCTGATGCTAAAAGACACAATAACCAAGCAGTTGAAATAGTACAGAAACCAGTACCAGAAATCAGAAATTTCTTGGATCTAAATCTGCCTGCTCCTGTTGAAGAAGAGAACATGTTTGATTCTAGCAGTGAGAATATTGGTTTCCAGCAATGGTGGATGGAAAACAGTCACAAACATGAGCAGCTACTTGGCCTTATTTCTAATTAA